In Ananas comosus cultivar F153 linkage group 14, ASM154086v1, whole genome shotgun sequence, the genomic stretch AATTTGAAGAGTTATCCTTGCAGAATCTAACTTATATATTGCTATTACAAGTTATTCACCCTAAATTTTGAgcagaaaatacaaaaaaaagaagaaattaataGATTAAGAACACACTCAAGCTTCAGAAGAACTCAAACACACAAAAGAATGGAAACAGCATTGTATCAAAAAAGAGAGTAGTGAAAACAAGCAATTTAGTGGGAAAATCAAACACAACTCTATATATCATTTTGATCAGAAACTCACAAAAACAAAGGACATAGTTCTCTTTAATTCATCAAAAGTGGCTCACTCAAATAACCCACTGTACACATCCTTTCATCAAACACTTGGCTCGATATCCTTCAGGAGCCCGACGATCTGCTGCATCGCCGGCCTCTTCGAAGGCGAATCCGCGGTACAGAGATAGGCGATCCGCAGCGCCTCCTCGATCTCCTTCTCCGACGCCGTTTCCCGTATCTTCGGGTCGATTATACTCGACCCCTCGTTCCTCTTCACCATTGCTCGAGCCCAGCTCGCCAAACTAGTCCCTTTGTCGCCATACTCATCCCCCAAAGGCTTCTTCCCTGTTATAAGCTCGAAAAGCACTACTCCGAAGCCGTACACGTCCGATTTAGTGGTCGCGGCCGAGTTCTCCGAGTCGGAGAACTCGGGAGGAGAATACCCGGGTAACCCTTGAGAGAAGTCGCTTTCCAAGTTAGTCCCTGCGATCTTCGACAACCCGAAATCGGCTAACCTGGGCTCCATTGACGAGTCGAAGTAAATGCTGCTCGCCTTCACATCCCTGTGAACTATTTGAGGGATACATGCATGATGCAAAAAAGCCAATGCCCGAGCCGCTCCCAGCGCGATCTTGTGCCTAAACCTCCATGTTGCGATTCCTTCCTGCGTGATGCCGTGTACTTCCCCGTTGTTATCTTCCCAAGTGTCGGTGCTCCAGTCCTCGGTCGTTTGATTGCCTAACGGCAAGTCATGCAACAAGTTCTGTAAATTTCCATTCTCCATATATTCGTATATTGCAATCCTTTGATCTCCAGCGAGACAATAGCCGGTTAAAGGAACTAAATTTGGGTGCTTGATTCGGCCAAGCCGCTCGAGCTCCCTTGCGGCTTCCTCATCGGTTAACGCCGATCCGTGAACTAACACCTTCACTGCTACCTGAACCCCGCCGGGTAGAAACCCTCGGTAAACCGGACCGAACCGCCCTTCAGCTAATAAAGTTCCCCTATCAAAGTGAGAAGTCGCATTTAAGAGGTCCGCGAAGGTAAAGTTCGACAACGGCTTCTCAAATATAACCACGGGGACTGATGTCGCAACCTTAACATCTGCGACCCAAGTCGTGGAATCAGTTTGAAAGGAAAACGGGCCGGAGATGTTTTGATCTTCGTTGTAGGATAGTTGCTTAACCGACAAtgatcttcttttctttctgtatCCAAGCGCAAGGCAAACTAGACTGACTATCAAGAAGAACACCGACAGGGCGATGGCGAGCGCGAGAGCGAACCCTCTGCGTTTCGCTTCTTTTCTTCGAATGTGATTCGGGTTTACTGCAATCGGGCAATCACTCCGAGATCCGATGAATGAAGAGCTATATGATTGGGGTGACAACTGGGAAGCACAAAAAGTGAGATTGTTGTAGGAAAAGTTGAATCTTTCCATGTTAGGTAGCTTCTGCTGAAGGGATGGAGGGATATTGCCGGTGAGATTGTTCACCGAAAGGTCGAGAATTTGGAGGTTTTCGGCACTCAAATCGGGAATTTGCCCAGAAATATGGTTTTGCGACAGGTCCAACGTCTTCAATCGAACCAATTGAGAGAATTCAGGCGGAATCCGGCCGCTGAGGCTGGTTTTCGACAGGTTAAGGTATTCCAACCCGGAGAGTTGTTCTAAATGAGGGAAATTGTTGGCAGAGAATCTATTGAATGCAAGATTAATATGCTTAAGCGACGGTATATGGCCCAAATCGTCGAAGAACTCCCCGCTGAGTTCATTCATCGACAAATCGAGATAAACCAACGAAGAGCCATTGAAGCTAGAGCTGAGATTTACCTGCAAAATGTGGCCTTGGAACTGATTATTGCTCAAGTCTATGACCTGCAGATTCTTCAGAAAACCCCCAAGGATCGATCCGTGGAGAAGATTACCCGAAAGATTGAGATAAGTTAGCGAATTAAGCCCCGACAAAGCGGGCAAACTCCCATTGATCCTATTCCCTGCAAGGTTCAACTCCTCAAGAGATTGCATACTATTCCCAAAATCATCAGGGAGAGTACCATAGAGTAAATTGCCCGAGAAATCGACGGAAACCAGAGATTTGGAGCGGAGGATGGCGTCGGGGATTTCGCCTTCGAATCGATTGCTGCTGAGGTTTAAAAGGGCCAAATTTGAAATGGAGCTCAATGCAGTAGGGATCTCACCAAAGAAGGCATTGTGGGAAAGGTCCAAGCTTTCCAACTTGCCGAAGTCGCCGACGTTGTTGGGGAGGGAGTCATTGACGCGGTTGAAGGAGAGGTTGAGGCTCCTCAGGGAGCTCCCCATCTCCCATATATCCGCGGAGAGCGCGGTGACGTCGTTGTCGCTGAGGTCGAGGTGCTCGAGCTTTGTGAGCTTAGCAATGGTGTTCTCCGGGATCGGGCCCGAGAGCCGGAGCCCCGAGGCGCGCAAGGCGAGGACTTTATCCATCTGGGCATCGCACGAGACCCACCCCCATGAGCATACATGAAGAGAGGAGCCATTGGAGGAGGTGGGGACGACCCCGCCCATCTTGGAGACAAAGTGGGAGACGAAGAACGCGTCGGTGTTGGGTTCCTGGCACGCGAGGTGTTCGACCAAAAGCACGAGGGAGAGGAAGCAGAGGAGAGAGGCGAAACCCATTTGGGTGGGTGCAGGGGTTAGAGGTAGAAGAAGAGGAAATGGGTTGAGATCATGGAGAAAGGTGGGGCTGTTGGCCCTCTTCTCGTTCCCGAGCTCGCATTGTCGTCCTCACAAAGACGCCATTTTTGAGGTCATGTGCGTGAGGGAGGTGGGGGGTGGGGAAAGGTGGGATTTTTAAgctctattttttttagggGAAGAACGTGAATGGGGATTGTCTCGTTTCGGTGGATCATGCGCGACAGCAAGGATAAGGCAAGTTGGAGTCTTTGTgactggagagagagagagagagagagagagagagagagagaggtgNaggaggaggaggtggtggtggtggtggtggtggagttGATAAAAATCATAAATGGGAGGTAGGAGGAGGTGGAAATAAATGAGGGGGATTAAATGGTAAATTTATTGCTCTACGGTTGAAAAATGGAAATTGTGTCGCTCGATTTCGATGCAAACACCTGCGTCGTCGcctccccccacccccccacTCCTCTCCCTGTGAACTCAAAAATTGTCCCATTTCACTCGCGCGATAAAATTTTGCGTGGACCCGGCCAACCGCGCCACCCGTGGACCGCATTTGGTCCCTACATCATGTATTAACTGTATTTCCCCTCCAATTTGTAAcccataaataatttatttggaccgactgtctctagagcaagtatcaaaagatttgatggttgatatttaaaatcccaagttcgaatcctcattaattcacattttcagctaagtttatttctaaataaaataaacgaagtggatagcgtgctacctctttctcaaataataataataataataataataatttatttagtgaACTGTACATTACTTTGAAACagattgtttaattttatttttgtaattgatgtttattaaatttttatttaaactttctACTTAGTTATGTTTATAATTTTATCGAAATATGATATCTATATTCCCTATTAGCAATTTATTATTATCTGCTCATCTATGAAAATATACATTGaataaaacttatttatttaattaaataacttaaataataataaaaaaaaagttgagaaagTTATTCACTTAATTTAGTTttgttaaaataagtaattagcttaaattttaaagtcaaaatattattcacTAACTCGAATCATACAAATTAAAAGgtcatatagtaaaattaagattttgaaaaattgaatagttgattcaaaatagttcatagttttgataagttctatatattttaacaactaaagaaaaaaaaataaaaactttaaaccGCCTGCCATTTACGCTcttacctttttttaaaaaaatggtgaTGATCCTTGGCTGACGTGGTGGACTAGGTCCTGCCAATAATTTCCCACTTAGGGCACTAAATGTGACAATGTAAgcattaaaaatattagtacaaaaaaaaaaaattcaaatagcaCAAATATTTATGATCTGAATCGAGCCAAGACCATGTATCTGCTGAAGACCAAATCTAAAGTTCAAGTCCAATTTTTACAATCTAATACAGGGGTTTAAAGCCGCGAGCTATGCTGAGTCGCGTCTTGCTAGCCATGTTGTCCGGCACGTAGggctgtaaacgagccgaacataagCGAGCTGGGATCGGCTCgtatttgtttgtttattaaacgagtcgaacacaacCTAGTTCGCGAACAACAAATTGAATGATCAGTCCGACTACCCGGTgaaaagtggaaaaaaaaaaattaaaaattagaatcttaatctaataattaaaacttaGGGGGTTCTTCAAATTTGAGTTGGCCTAAGATCCAAGCggtaaaaatttgtaatatatata encodes the following:
- the LOC109720820 gene encoding probable LRR receptor-like serine/threonine-protein kinase At2g24230 codes for the protein MGFASLLCFLSLVLLVEHLACQEPNTDAFFVSHFVSKMGGVVPTSSNGSSLHVCSWGWVSCDAQMDKVLALRASGLRLSGPIPENTIAKLTKLEHLDLSDNDVTALSADIWEMGSSLRSLNLSFNRVNDSLPNNVGDFGKLESLDLSHNAFFGEIPTALSSISNLALLNLSSNRFEGEIPDAILRSKSLVSVDFSGNLLYGTLPDDFGNSMQSLEELNLAGNRINGSLPALSGLNSLTYLNLSGNLLHGSILGGFLKNLQVIDLSNNQFQGHILQVNLSSSFNGSSLVYLDLSMNELSGEFFDDLGHIPSLKHINLAFNRFSANNFPHLEQLSGLEYLNLSKTSLSGRIPPEFSQLVRLKTLDLSQNHISGQIPDLSAENLQILDLSVNNLTGNIPPSLQQKLPNMERFNFSYNNLTFCASQLSPQSYSSSFIGSRSDCPIAVNPNHIRRKEAKRRGFALALAIALSVFFLIVSLVCLALGYRKKRRSLSVKQLSYNEDQNISGPFSFQTDSTTWVADVKVATSVPVVIFEKPLSNFTFADLLNATSHFDRGTLLAEGRFGPVYRGFLPGGVQVAVKVLVHGSALTDEEAARELERLGRIKHPNLVPLTGYCLAGDQRIAIYEYMENGNLQNLLHDLPLGNQTTEDWSTDTWEDNNGEVHGITQEGIATWRFRHKIALGAARALAFLHHACIPQIVHRDVKASSIYFDSSMEPRLADFGLSKIAGTNLESDFSQGLPGYSPPEFSDSENSAATTKSDVYGFGVVLFELITGKKPLGDEYGDKGTSLASWARAMVKRNEGSSIIDPKIRETASEKEIEEALRIAYLCTADSPSKRPAMQQIVGLLKDIEPSV